A stretch of the Diadema setosum chromosome 16, eeDiaSeto1, whole genome shotgun sequence genome encodes the following:
- the LOC140240093 gene encoding transcription termination factor 3, mitochondrial-like, producing MPLMPETYTLASYVDQSETLQKLVQMGVDLSKIQKRRGVANMLMRMDFERDIKDKLAFLHHCGLSGEELGSFVTKNPFILGEELQNLEARVHYLQEMKFSPEAISQIITRAPYFLNFSIERIDNKLGYYQQLFGFSDANVRAIITRCPKLVTGKVSQPKENLFVLEFQCGFSKSALRNMVLQEPSILLRGKQALIDTFDYLHNTMKIPHKLLLGSPGVFLGRIDRVKDRHKFLVHKKRNQYSPKEPGYISLMALFKVPDDAFCEKIAKVSEEEYNHFLKTCRL from the exons ATGCCCCTCATGCCAGAAACGTACACCCTGGCGTCCTATGTGGATCAGTCGGAGACACTGCAAAAACTAGTGCAAATGGGTGTAGACCTGTCAAAAATCCAGAAGAGGAGAGGGGTGGCCAACATGCTGATGAGGATGGACTTTGAGCGAGACATAAAGGACAAACTGGCATTTCTCCATCACTGCGGCCTCTCGGGAGAAGAGCTGGGGTCATTTGTAACAAAGAATCCATTCATCCTTGGTGAGGAACTGCAAAATCTAGAGGCAAGGGTCCACTATCTGCAGGAGATGAAGTTCTCTCCAGAAGCAATTTCTCAAATTATCACCAGGGCACCATATTTCCTCAATTTCTCA ATTGAACGGATAGACAACAAACTTGGCTATTACCAGCAGCTGTTTGGGTTCAGTGATGCCAACGTCAGAGCGATCATCACAAGATGTCCAAAG CTTGTCACTGGAAAGGTATCACAACCCAAGGAGAACCTTTTTGTCCTTGAATTCCAGTGTGGCTTCAGCAAAAGTGCCCTCAGAAATATGGTGTTGCAGGAACCCAGCATCTTACTGAGAG GCAAGCAAGCACTCATAGACACCTTTGACTACCTTCACAATACAATGAAGATTCCCCACAAACTACTGCTGGGGTCACCGGGAGTGTTCCTCGGACGGATAGACAGGGTCAAAGACAGGCACAAG TTCTTGGTTCATAAGAAGAGAAACCAGTACAGTCCAAAAGAGCCGGGCTACATCTCTCTGATGGCACTCTTCAAGGTACCAGATGATGCATTCTGTGAGAAGATTGCCAAGGTTTCTGAAGAGGAATACAACCACTTTCTGAAGACCTGTCGTCTCTAG